From Saccharomyces kudriavzevii IFO 1802 strain IFO1802 genome assembly, chromosome: 13, a single genomic window includes:
- the ROY1 gene encoding Roy1p (similar to Saccharomyces cerevisiae ROY1 (YMR258C); ancestral locus Anc_8.810) gives MAFQDLDLFVILSHASKYLNQNDLLNLSIVSKKVHDIVAIPHIYHNIHITKNPVLRTSKWFLEGGKTYVSGYRSVLKTGDKNDIFLYDRVEKLLEASHLKSIKQLTIDDDLFHNRKEGLQLLQRLVDEITELDLLEILVIKDSELFEMCSEKYFELTSLKNRIVYGESGFNNVRSWENVKSLEWNLSASLDLQNMITPEVGGLLLKHLDGGELEIKDEAYSSLRVFEYFNLLDIRLRNLRRLKFNHVHKQGDASTVSMKLSSHALKDAVNLSNLKALELEFSCEVNDCECDDEFLQDLAGELISLTSLGFIEKTFTKQGYHYMDENWDLVINKFIMNLPNVSENLRLLSIRHDPPLNGNGTDTVDGNLLRRKKLYEKVLPKLTSLETIVAPTVLQSITSYEMYACDLLWNGCKCEFCSKYLPLFDKYIMNHQYFSIPEARYLDIIPIVFAAYTGSSLAHRFESQKKWDLDLLQYAPEDTNWNFHGFERIHHFASYECYFDESSFEPLATIISHFFYPYMNYLIKILPNLRQTMLSGIYFSVNPASHTYESIYD, from the coding sequence ATGGCGTTCCAAGATCTAGATCTATTTGTAATATTATCACATGCTTCCAAATACCTCAATCAAAATGACTTGTTGAATTTGAGCATAGTTTCCAAAAAAGTCCACGATATAGTCGCCATCCCGCATATCTACCACAATATTCACATCACTAAAAACCCTGTTTTAAGGACAAGTAAATGGTTCTTGGAAGGAGGAAAGACCTATGTGAGTGGTTATAGGTCAGTTTTGAAGACTGGCGACAAGAATGACATCTTTTTATATGATAGGGTTGAGAAGTTATTGGAGGCATCCCATTTGAAATCTATAAAACAATTGACGATAGATGATGACTTATTTCACAATAGAAAGGAGGGACTGCAATTATTACAAAGATTGGTGGATGAAATTACTGAATTGGACCTATTGGAAATTCTTGTCATAAAGGATTCTGAATTGTTTGAGATGTGTTCAGAAAAGTATTTTGAATTAACAAGCTTAAAGAACCGGATAGTATATGGTGAAAGTGGATTTAATAACGTCAGGTCATGGGAAAATGTTAAAAGTTTAGAATGGAACTTATCCGCATCGCTGGATTTGCAAAACATGATAACCCCCGAAGTGGGAGGGCTACTATTGAAGCATTTAGATGGAGGAGAACTAGAAATCAAGGATGAAGCGTATTCAAGCCTGAGAGTATTTGAGTACTTCAATTTGCTAGACATTCGTTTGAGGAACCTACGTCGCTTGAAGTTTAATCACGTTCACAAACAAGGTGATGCGAGTACAGTTTCCATGAAGTTGTCTTCTCATGCTCTGAAGGATGCGGTGAATCTGTCCAACCTCAAAGCCCTTGAACTAGAATTTTCATGTGAAGTAAATGACTGTGAAtgtgatgatgaatttcttcaagaccTAGCTGGTGAGTTGATCTCCTTAACAAGCTTAGGATTCATCGAGAAAACATTCACTAAGCAAGGATACCACTACATGGACGAGAATTGGGACTTGGTCATTAATAAGTTTATTATGAATTTGCCTAACGTGAGTGAAAACTTACGTCTACTAAGCATACGACATGATCCACCTTTAAATGGTAATGGAACTGATACTGTCGATGGAAATTTACTTCGTCGTAAGAAACTCTACGAAAAGGTTCTTCCAAAGCTGACTTCATTAGAGACAATAGTGGCCCCAACGGTATTGCAGTCCATCACCTCATATGAAATGTACGCATGCGACCTTCTATGGAATGGCTGCAAGTGTGAGTTCTGCTCCAAATATTTGCCACTGTTTGATAAGTACATCATGAATCATCAATACTTTTCAATCCCAGAAGCTAGGTACTTGGATATTATACCCATAGTATTTGCTGCATATACTGGAAGTTCCCTAGCCCACAGGTTTGAGTCTCAGAAGAAGTGGGATTTGGATTTATTACAGTACGCTCCGGAGGATACTAATTGGAACTTTCATggctttgaaagaattcatCACTTCGCGAGCTATGAATGTTATTTTGACGAATCCTCATTTGAGCCCTTGGCGACTATCATttcgcattttttttacccttACATGAACTATTTGATCAAGATTTTACCGAATCTTCGCCAAACTATGTTATCAGGAATCTACTTCAGCGTGAATCCAGCATCGCACACTTACGAATCTATTTATGACTGA